A region of Moorena sp. SIOASIH DNA encodes the following proteins:
- a CDS encoding DUF1295 domain-containing protein, with amino-acid sequence MKSKHFINLHKALTAPVVLGLMVFYQNFTLGPWVYLALHGTYGVMWLLKDRIYPDKQWEEEIPIGMGILTFGILILYWVAPFILISSGSQPPLPLVAAAISINVIGVFRPYASDAQKYYTLKYRSGLIKEGFFARCRNTNYLGEILIYSAFAMLAQHWLPFVILAGFMGGIWIPNMLKKDKSLSRYPEFADYKANSGLLLPQLFLATTSNPNDPDLAQKTKYS; translated from the coding sequence ATGAAAAGCAAGCACTTCATCAATCTCCACAAAGCACTTACCGCTCCAGTAGTGCTGGGATTAATGGTTTTCTACCAGAATTTCACCCTTGGTCCATGGGTTTACCTAGCCCTCCATGGGACCTATGGGGTGATGTGGCTACTCAAAGACCGTATCTATCCAGACAAGCAGTGGGAGGAAGAAATACCGATTGGCATGGGAATTCTTACCTTCGGAATACTAATACTCTACTGGGTTGCGCCCTTTATTCTGATCAGCAGTGGTTCTCAGCCTCCCTTACCCCTGGTAGCTGCTGCCATTTCCATTAATGTCATAGGAGTCTTTCGACCCTATGCCAGTGATGCCCAGAAATACTATACTCTCAAGTATCGTTCTGGATTAATCAAAGAAGGATTCTTTGCTCGCTGTCGAAACACAAACTACTTGGGAGAAATCCTGATCTACTCTGCTTTTGCCATGCTAGCTCAGCACTGGCTACCCTTTGTGATTTTGGCAGGTTTTATGGGAGGTATATGGATTCCCAATATGCTCAAAAAAGATAAGTCTCTCTCCCGCTATCCAGAGTTTGCTGACTACAAAGCTAATTCTGGACTACTACTACCACAGCTATTTTTAGCTACTACTTCCAATCCAAACGATCCAGATTTGGCACAAAAAACCAAGTATTCATAA
- a CDS encoding glycosyltransferase family 39 protein has translation MTKPSKQCFSLRWRFLIIVLLLLGILFRCFNLNHKIYWHDEVYTSIRSSGYTGYEVIKEVFDGRVIGVEDLQKYQHPNPEKDLGDTINALAKNPEHPPLYYLMARFWRQLFGAAVNNPRGLSVLFSLLVFPAIYWLCLELFESPLVGWVAVALLAVSPFHVLYAQEAREYSLWTLTIMLSCASLLRAIRKTKDSRKVTDYVWSWVIYAVTLALSLYTFLFSIFVAIGHGIYVFIVERFRFNKTIFAYLIASGTGFLAFSPWLVVVVTNLAVIQHKTHWTTIQVPLSFLVKIWGINLSLIFFDIGIPLEHPFTYIIPPILVSFVGYAIYFICRYTTQGVWLLVLTLIVITALGLILPDLIWGGRRSVSSRYFIPCYIGVQLAVTYLISMSVTGSLSRANLIKANLRTQKVWKGIVAVLLTGGVISCAISSQTEIWWNKQVGGNNPTIARIINQAERPLVISNVSSVNPGDVISLSYLLNPQVKFQLVIPPNIPDIPQGFSDVFLFYPSDHLQQGLEDKYSTKIEWFDESKVKPLGKLRLE, from the coding sequence ATGACCAAACCATCTAAGCAGTGTTTTTCCCTAAGATGGCGATTTTTAATTATCGTCCTTTTACTGCTAGGAATCTTATTCCGCTGCTTCAATCTAAACCATAAAATATACTGGCACGATGAGGTTTATACTTCAATTCGGAGTTCTGGCTATACGGGATATGAAGTAATTAAGGAAGTTTTTGATGGTAGGGTGATTGGTGTTGAAGACTTACAAAAGTACCAACATCCCAATCCAGAAAAAGACTTAGGGGATACTATTAATGCCTTAGCTAAAAACCCAGAACATCCACCCCTCTATTATTTAATGGCGCGGTTTTGGCGGCAGCTATTTGGTGCTGCTGTCAATAACCCTAGGGGTTTATCTGTTCTGTTTAGCCTGCTGGTTTTTCCAGCTATCTATTGGCTGTGCTTAGAATTATTTGAATCCCCTCTAGTGGGATGGGTAGCTGTGGCACTTTTGGCGGTATCTCCCTTTCATGTGCTCTACGCTCAAGAAGCACGGGAATATAGTCTATGGACATTGACTATTATGCTATCTTGTGCGTCTCTGTTGCGAGCTATCCGGAAAACTAAGGATAGTAGAAAAGTAACAGACTATGTCTGGTCATGGGTAATCTATGCTGTCACTTTGGCACTTAGTCTTTACACCTTTCTCTTTTCTATATTTGTTGCCATTGGACATGGAATTTATGTCTTTATTGTAGAACGGTTTCGCTTTAATAAAACTATTTTTGCTTATTTGATAGCATCTGGCACAGGGTTTCTAGCCTTTTCCCCTTGGTTAGTTGTGGTGGTTACTAACTTAGCTGTCATTCAGCATAAAACCCATTGGACAACCATTCAAGTCCCTTTATCATTTTTGGTAAAAATCTGGGGGATAAACCTCAGTTTGATATTTTTTGATATTGGAATACCACTGGAGCATCCATTTACCTATATAATCCCACCAATTTTAGTTAGTTTTGTCGGATATGCAATTTATTTTATCTGTCGTTATACTACCCAGGGAGTTTGGTTACTGGTTTTAACGTTAATCGTTATTACTGCATTAGGCTTAATTTTACCGGACTTAATTTGGGGAGGACGACGTTCAGTAAGTAGTCGGTATTTTATACCTTGCTATATCGGAGTGCAGCTGGCTGTTACTTATCTAATTAGTATGTCTGTCACTGGGTCTCTATCCAGGGCTAATTTAATAAAGGCTAATTTAAGAACACAGAAGGTCTGGAAAGGAATAGTAGCTGTGCTGCTTACAGGGGGAGTTATCTCTTGTGCTATTAGTTCCCAAACAGAAATCTGGTGGAACAAGCAAGTTGGGGGTAACAATCCTACCATCGCTAGAATAATTAATCAAGCTGAGCGACCTCTGGTAATTAGCAATGTTTCTTCAGTGAATCCTGGGGATGTGATTTCTCTTAGTTATTTATTAAATCCTCAAGTAAAATTTCAGTTAGTCATTCCCCCTAATATTCCCGATATTCCTCAAGGTTTTAGTGATGTATTTCTCTTTTATCCCTCTGATCATTTGCAACAGGGACTTGAGGACAAGTATAGTACTAAGATAGAGTGGTTTGATGAGTCGAAAGTAAAGCCCCTCGGAAAGTTAAGACTTGAATGA
- a CDS encoding helix-turn-helix transcriptional regulator, translated as MTKTSDAIKILNKKTRTDPEMEEMIAEASLNAEVAQLIYEARTKAGLTQKQLAELVGTKQPVIARLEDADYEGHSLSMLQKISRALNHRVAIAFIPTANLIE; from the coding sequence ATGACTAAGACTTCTGATGCGATTAAAATTCTTAACAAGAAGACTCGTACCGACCCCGAGATGGAGGAAATGATAGCAGAAGCTTCTCTTAATGCAGAGGTGGCACAGTTGATTTATGAAGCCAGAACAAAAGCAGGGTTAACCCAGAAACAGCTTGCAGAACTTGTGGGGACAAAGCAGCCTGTGATTGCACGACTCGAAGATGCTGATTATGAAGGACACTCCCTTTCTATGTTGCAAAAAATCTCTCGCGCTCTCAATCACCGGGTAGCGATCGCGTTTATCCCTACCGCAAATCTGATTGAATAG
- a CDS encoding glycosyltransferase family 39 protein — translation MKRRFIDPVILGLIWLGSGFCDRIWFALDHSVPAWDQADYLTGSLNYWQALQHPEWFSGEWWSSFWAISSKVPPLTYIIAAIVQQLFGTGAELATIALVLCSGVLIASVYGLGLVLFNRQVGLWAAGLVVLLPGLYRYRLEFLLDYPLTTVVSLCFWSLTVWWSLGRAKTPLSRTTVRQGWLWGLGFGVCLGLALLVKQTALFFLFVPIAWAGIRVLWQRQWQRLAQLIGGLLVSVLLFGPWYRINWLLILTSGKRATIDSAIAEGDPALNTLDAWVYYWKILPYLISWPLLLIPIVGLLIYGLKYGLKQSAIAKPNNLPSPHPPIWSLTWLGVFIVGGYLLCSLNINKDARYILPLVPVLSLFLAYGLTCWTNRWGKPMRWSTVGLATLLMMLNLFPLGGRGLTQLLSPRVEHFPYLGQPWPHRKVIAEIIKTQPYLRSNLGVLPSTPDINQHNFNYYGALANFQVYGRQVGTQAKQVKQDMRSLSWFLTKTGAQGSIPESQAAIVQEVEQGSEFELHQTWDLPDASQLKLYHKQQPPIAVKPLSIKPVGEQSSIKPTNFYSNTSLSTTLTSSPRVKLDQVTVPETSPAGVPVPVTYQWTGSWQQLQSGIVILTWQPVELKVGQLKVGQLKVNKLKVDQLLKVDQLKVVRVAWPFGQGSNETNLQLNNLQPTLRQHQRRTTQTNLQPSTQTNLQPSTQTNLQPSTDTNLQPNNLQPSTDTNLQPSTQTNLQPSTHGWLHDHGIGMGELHSSQLPSANSQFQVIERMAMFPPADIPAGSYTLKATYLNRQTGETYPIQVPTVTLTIDPAATPIAAPELDLITQMRILSTNLPKGLNGLEPVFEETARINQYDPIQDYLEQADLALSYRLQSEPNNLDWAYALALSRVLQQDVEGAIAALKRVTQLDPQNPYAHAYLAFVYLYDWDGKDGENALNPALKINPTIPELQALSAIAALMQGNVFKAWSVIQGLEL, via the coding sequence ATGAAAAGACGCTTTATAGATCCAGTAATTTTAGGACTAATTTGGCTAGGGAGTGGATTTTGCGATCGCATTTGGTTTGCCCTAGATCACTCTGTCCCAGCTTGGGACCAGGCGGATTATTTGACCGGTTCCTTGAATTACTGGCAGGCGTTGCAGCATCCTGAGTGGTTCTCTGGGGAGTGGTGGAGCAGTTTTTGGGCAATTTCGTCAAAAGTCCCGCCATTGACTTATATTATTGCGGCAATTGTTCAGCAACTGTTTGGAACAGGAGCAGAACTAGCTACGATAGCGCTAGTTTTATGTAGTGGAGTGTTAATTGCTTCAGTTTATGGATTAGGGCTGGTATTATTTAACCGCCAGGTAGGGTTATGGGCTGCTGGTTTAGTCGTGTTGTTACCAGGACTATATCGCTACCGTTTAGAATTTTTGCTGGATTATCCATTAACCACAGTAGTCAGTTTGTGTTTTTGGTCTCTGACAGTGTGGTGGAGTTTGGGAAGGGCAAAGACACCCTTATCGCGAACCACAGTAAGACAAGGATGGTTGTGGGGGTTGGGGTTTGGGGTTTGTTTAGGATTAGCGTTGCTAGTTAAGCAAACAGCCTTATTTTTTCTATTCGTGCCAATCGCTTGGGCTGGGATAAGGGTTCTGTGGCAGAGGCAATGGCAAAGGTTAGCTCAGTTAATCGGGGGTTTGCTGGTATCAGTTTTGCTATTTGGTCCATGGTACCGGATTAATTGGTTGTTGATATTAACCTCTGGGAAGCGAGCAACCATTGATTCCGCGATCGCAGAAGGAGACCCAGCCCTCAATACCCTTGACGCCTGGGTTTACTACTGGAAAATCTTACCTTACCTGATCTCTTGGCCGCTGTTGTTAATACCGATAGTAGGACTATTAATTTATGGGCTCAAGTATGGGCTCAAGCAATCCGCGATCGCAAAACCGAACAATCTCCCATCCCCCCATCCCCCCATCTGGTCACTAACCTGGCTAGGGGTCTTCATAGTGGGTGGTTATCTATTGTGTTCATTGAATATTAATAAAGATGCTCGCTATATCTTGCCATTAGTTCCAGTGCTATCACTGTTTCTGGCTTATGGCTTAACCTGCTGGACTAATCGTTGGGGTAAACCGATGCGTTGGAGCACGGTAGGGCTAGCAACTCTACTGATGATGTTGAATCTATTTCCATTAGGAGGTAGGGGATTGACTCAATTACTTAGTCCCCGTGTAGAACATTTTCCCTACTTAGGACAGCCATGGCCTCATCGAAAGGTAATTGCTGAAATCATCAAGACTCAACCTTACTTGCGCTCTAACTTAGGAGTATTACCGTCAACCCCAGACATTAACCAACACAACTTCAATTACTATGGTGCATTAGCCAATTTCCAAGTATACGGGCGTCAAGTGGGAACCCAAGCCAAACAAGTGAAACAGGATATGCGATCGCTTTCTTGGTTCCTCACTAAAACTGGTGCCCAAGGGTCAATCCCAGAATCCCAAGCAGCTATTGTTCAGGAAGTTGAGCAAGGGTCAGAGTTTGAGCTACACCAGACTTGGGACTTACCCGATGCTAGCCAACTGAAACTCTATCACAAGCAGCAGCCACCAATAGCCGTAAAACCATTATCGATAAAGCCTGTGGGTGAGCAATCATCCATCAAACCCACTAATTTCTACAGCAATACTTCCCTTAGCACTACTCTCACTTCAAGTCCCAGAGTTAAATTAGACCAAGTCACCGTACCAGAAACATCTCCTGCTGGAGTACCTGTACCAGTAACTTATCAGTGGACTGGTTCTTGGCAGCAATTACAATCTGGCATCGTTATCCTAACCTGGCAACCGGTAGAGTTGAAGGTTGGCCAGTTGAAGGTTGGCCAGTTGAAGGTTAACAAGTTGAAGGTTGACCAGTTGTTGAAGGTTGACCAGTTGAAGGTTGTTCGCGTAGCGTGGCCTTTTGGCCAAGGTTCAAACGAAACTAACCTGCAACTAAACAATCTGCAACCTACCCTACGGCAACACCAAAGGCGAACAACCCAAACTAACCTTCAACCTTCAACCCAAACTAACCTTCAACCTTCAACCCAAACTAACCTTCAACCTTCAACCGATACTAACCTTCAACCAAACAACCTTCAACCTTCAACCGATACTAACCTTCAACCTTCAACCCAAACTAACCTTCAACCTTCAACCCACGGATGGTTACACGACCATGGTATTGGCATGGGAGAACTACACTCTTCCCAATTACCAAGTGCCAATTCCCAATTTCAAGTCATTGAACGGATGGCGATGTTTCCCCCAGCAGATATCCCAGCTGGAAGCTACACCCTCAAAGCAACTTACCTGAATCGGCAAACTGGCGAAACCTATCCGATACAAGTACCAACGGTTACCTTGACCATCGATCCAGCAGCTACCCCCATAGCTGCACCAGAACTAGATTTAATCACCCAAATGCGGATATTATCCACTAATTTACCTAAAGGACTCAATGGCCTAGAACCGGTGTTTGAAGAAACTGCCCGCATTAACCAGTACGATCCGATTCAGGACTACTTAGAACAAGCAGATTTAGCCTTAAGCTATCGGCTGCAATCGGAACCGAATAACCTAGACTGGGCCTATGCTCTGGCTTTGAGTAGGGTATTGCAGCAAGATGTAGAAGGTGCGATCGCAGCATTAAAGCGAGTCACCCAACTTGACCCCCAAAATCCCTATGCTCACGCTTATCTTGCCTTTGTTTATCTCTATGATTGGGATGGAAAAGATGGGGAAAATGCCCTGAACCCTGCCCTTAAAATCAATCCGACTATTCCCGAACTACAAGCCCTATCTGCTATAGCTGCCTTGATGCAAGGTAATGTGTTCAAAGCTTGGAGTGTTATTCAGGGATTAGAACTTTAA
- the rplS gene encoding 50S ribosomal protein L19, whose amino-acid sequence MNAQEIIRSLEAEQLKENVPTIYVGDTVRVGVRIKEGNKERIQPYEGTVIAMRNGGINETITVRRIFQGIGVERVFLLHSPKIANIKVIRRGKVRRAKLYYLRDRVGKATRIKQRFDRSL is encoded by the coding sequence ATGAATGCTCAAGAAATCATTCGTTCCCTTGAAGCGGAACAACTAAAGGAAAACGTCCCTACCATCTATGTCGGTGACACCGTGCGGGTGGGGGTACGGATTAAAGAAGGTAATAAGGAACGGATTCAACCCTATGAAGGCACTGTGATTGCCATGCGCAATGGTGGCATAAATGAAACGATTACAGTACGCCGGATTTTCCAAGGGATTGGTGTGGAACGGGTTTTTCTACTCCATTCTCCAAAAATTGCTAATATAAAAGTAATCCGTCGAGGCAAGGTGCGTCGAGCCAAGCTATACTACTTACGCGATCGCGTTGGTAAGGCTACTCGCATCAAACAACGCTTTGACCGTAGTTTATAA
- the secE gene encoding preprotein translocase subunit SecE — translation MAKKTKAEPETKETESGFNLGQFFNETKEELAKVVWPSRQQLISESAAVLLMVILSATIIYLVDGLFSWASGQVF, via the coding sequence GTGGCAAAGAAAACAAAAGCTGAACCAGAAACTAAAGAAACTGAATCTGGGTTTAACCTAGGTCAGTTCTTCAACGAAACTAAAGAAGAACTCGCTAAAGTCGTTTGGCCTTCTCGGCAACAGTTAATTAGCGAATCAGCAGCGGTATTGTTGATGGTCATTCTGTCTGCCACCATAATTTATTTGGTAGATGGTTTATTTTCCTGGGCATCAGGACAAGTATTTTGA
- the nusG gene encoding transcription termination/antitermination protein NusG — MSFAADESQDFGEQVSKPASPRWYAVQVASGCEKRVKTNLEQRIQTMDVADRILKVQIPQTPTVKIRKDGSRQHGEEKVFPGYVLVQMVMDDEAWQVVKNTPNVINFVGAEQKRRYGRGRGHVKPVPLSYGEVERIFKQTEDQEPIVKVDTAVGDKIMVLSGPFKEFEGEVIEVSPERSKLKALLSIFGRDTPVELEFNQIEKTS; from the coding sequence ATGAGTTTTGCTGCAGACGAATCCCAAGATTTCGGGGAACAGGTATCAAAACCTGCAAGTCCACGTTGGTACGCAGTCCAGGTTGCTTCTGGCTGTGAAAAACGGGTTAAAACGAACTTGGAACAGCGCATCCAAACCATGGATGTAGCGGACCGGATTTTGAAAGTGCAGATTCCCCAAACACCTACGGTTAAAATCCGTAAAGATGGTTCTCGGCAACACGGCGAAGAAAAAGTTTTCCCCGGCTATGTGTTAGTTCAGATGGTGATGGATGATGAAGCTTGGCAAGTTGTCAAAAACACACCAAATGTGATTAATTTTGTTGGGGCAGAACAAAAACGCCGCTACGGGCGTGGACGGGGACATGTTAAACCCGTACCCCTCAGCTATGGTGAAGTGGAGCGGATCTTCAAGCAAACCGAAGATCAAGAGCCGATTGTCAAAGTAGATACGGCAGTAGGGGACAAAATCATGGTGTTATCTGGTCCGTTTAAAGAATTTGAAGGGGAAGTGATTGAAGTTAGCCCCGAAAGGAGCAAACTCAAAGCGTTACTCTCGATCTTTGGGCGGGATACACCAGTAGAATTGGAGTTCAATCAGATTGAAAAAACAAGCTAG
- the rplK gene encoding 50S ribosomal protein L11 yields MAKKVVALIKLALPAGKANPAPPVGPALGQHGVNIMAFCKEYNAKTADQAGMVIPVEISVFEDRSFTFILKTPPASVLIKKAAGIEKGSAQPNRTRVGSLTRSQLQEIAQTKMPDLNANDIEAAMKIVEGTARNMGVAITD; encoded by the coding sequence ATGGCTAAAAAAGTTGTTGCATTGATTAAGTTAGCGCTCCCAGCTGGGAAAGCTAACCCAGCTCCCCCCGTCGGACCAGCACTCGGTCAGCACGGGGTAAATATTATGGCATTCTGTAAAGAGTACAATGCCAAAACTGCTGATCAAGCTGGTATGGTGATACCAGTAGAAATTTCAGTGTTTGAGGATCGAAGCTTTACCTTTATCCTCAAAACTCCACCAGCATCTGTACTGATTAAGAAAGCTGCTGGCATTGAGAAAGGTTCAGCACAACCCAACCGCACTAGAGTTGGCAGCCTTACTCGCTCCCAGCTGCAAGAAATCGCCCAAACTAAAATGCCTGACCTCAATGCTAATGATATAGAAGCGGCAATGAAAATTGTGGAAGGCACAGCTAGAAACATGGGTGTAGCCATAACCGATTAG
- the rplA gene encoding 50S ribosomal protein L1, which translates to MPKKPSRRLQELKKKVEERPYEPIEALKLLKETATAKFPESAEAHIRLGIDPKYTDQQLRTTVALPKGTGQTIRVAVIARGEKVSEATNAGADIAGSEELIAEIQNGMMDFDRLIATPDMMPKVARLGRLLGPRGLMPSPKGGTVTNDIAQAIQEFKAGKLEFRADRTGIVHVMFGKVSFSPEDLLVNLKALQETIDRNRPSGAKGRYWRTLYVSASMGPSIEVDVPILRELKLEDAA; encoded by the coding sequence ATGCCCAAGAAACCATCGCGTCGATTACAAGAACTAAAAAAGAAGGTTGAAGAGCGACCTTATGAACCCATAGAAGCTCTCAAACTCCTCAAAGAAACAGCCACGGCCAAATTTCCGGAATCGGCTGAAGCCCATATTCGCTTAGGAATTGACCCAAAGTATACTGACCAGCAACTGCGCACTACAGTGGCTTTACCGAAGGGAACAGGTCAGACGATACGAGTAGCAGTGATTGCTCGGGGTGAAAAAGTCTCGGAAGCTACTAATGCAGGGGCAGACATTGCCGGTTCTGAGGAGTTAATTGCAGAAATTCAAAACGGGATGATGGATTTTGACCGGCTAATTGCTACGCCGGACATGATGCCCAAAGTAGCCAGATTAGGTCGCCTCCTCGGACCACGGGGCTTGATGCCTTCTCCTAAAGGTGGTACAGTTACTAATGACATAGCTCAGGCAATTCAAGAATTCAAAGCTGGTAAACTAGAATTTAGGGCTGACCGTACTGGCATTGTTCATGTTATGTTTGGTAAGGTATCCTTTAGCCCCGAAGACTTACTGGTGAATCTGAAGGCTTTGCAGGAAACTATCGACCGCAATCGTCCATCTGGCGCGAAAGGTCGCTATTGGCGCACTTTATATGTGTCTGCTAGCATGGGTCCATCGATTGAAGTGGATGTCCCTATCCTGCGCGAACTCAAGCTTGAGGATGCTGCTTGA
- the rplJ gene encoding 50S ribosomal protein L10, translated as MGRTLDEKKTIVAELKQTLSESQLAVVIDYQGLSVAEITDLRNRLRPTGTICKVTKNTFMRLAVQEDENWQPMTEFLSGTSAFLLVKDDVGSAIRAYQEFKKAAKKTEFRGGVMQGQALNEEQVKAIADLPSKEELIAQVAGAINSIASKLAVGINEVPASLGRSINEVPASLGRCIQGIAAKEEGNS; from the coding sequence ATGGGTAGAACACTTGACGAGAAAAAGACAATTGTGGCGGAGCTCAAGCAAACCTTGAGCGAGTCTCAACTGGCTGTAGTTATTGATTACCAGGGGCTGTCGGTTGCTGAAATTACCGATTTACGGAATCGTCTGCGTCCCACTGGCACCATTTGCAAGGTGACCAAAAACACCTTCATGCGGCTTGCGGTGCAAGAAGACGAAAACTGGCAGCCGATGACAGAATTCCTGAGTGGTACTTCAGCCTTTCTCCTGGTCAAAGACGATGTTGGTAGTGCCATCAGAGCCTACCAGGAGTTTAAGAAAGCCGCCAAGAAAACTGAATTTCGCGGCGGCGTGATGCAAGGTCAAGCCTTGAATGAAGAGCAAGTTAAGGCAATTGCCGACTTGCCTTCTAAGGAGGAACTGATCGCGCAAGTTGCTGGAGCCATTAATTCTATTGCTAGCAAACTTGCTGTCGGGATTAATGAGGTACCAGCCTCCTTGGGTCGTAGTATTAACGAGGTGCCAGCTTCTTTGGGTCGATGCATCCAAGGGATTGCTGCCAAGGAAGAAGGCAACAGCTAG
- the rplL gene encoding 50S ribosomal protein L7/L12: MSATTDEILEKLKSLTLLEASELVKQIEEAFGVSAAAPAGGMMMMPGAMPGAPAAEAEPEEEKTEFDVVLEEFPSDKKIAVLKVVRTITGLGLKEAKELVESAPKPIKEAIAKDAAEDIKKQLEETGAKVTVK, from the coding sequence ATGTCTGCTACAACTGATGAAATTCTCGAAAAATTAAAATCACTGACCCTGCTAGAAGCTTCTGAGCTAGTTAAGCAGATCGAAGAGGCTTTTGGTGTCAGCGCTGCTGCTCCTGCTGGCGGTATGATGATGATGCCTGGTGCTATGCCTGGTGCTCCAGCTGCTGAGGCTGAGCCAGAGGAAGAGAAAACTGAATTTGATGTAGTTCTAGAAGAGTTCCCCTCTGATAAGAAGATTGCTGTACTTAAGGTGGTGCGTACCATCACTGGTTTGGGTCTCAAAGAAGCCAAAGAGTTGGTGGAATCCGCTCCTAAACCGATTAAAGAGGCCATTGCTAAAGATGCGGCTGAGGATATTAAGAAGCAACTGGAAGAGACTGGTGCTAAAGTTACCGTCAAGTAA
- a CDS encoding RNA-guided endonuclease TnpB family protein, translated as MRAAYQYRLRLTKAQESEIEKWLDLLRCQYNYLLADRFNWYEQNRCSINSCPLICHLPDLRKNPDYFSQKKTLPQLKKDRPWYKVVQSQVLQDCVKRVDLAFKRFLKGDGNGKKSGRPRFKGKNRYKSFTFPSLSKNPINGNILTLPKFGKVKMIYHRPIPEGFKIKTATITRKADGYYVTLSIQDDTVPNIIPVDSVENPIGIDMGLKSFLIRSDGTEIPIPQYYRKAQKRLNKIQKAVSRSRKGSKNRKKAVNKLGKAHKKVADTRKDFHFKTTKSLLDTYDLVAHEKLNIKGLARTKLAKSVLDAGWGQFLSILSNKAENAGLVTVAVNPRNTSQNCSNCGTKVPKKLKDRIHSCPSCGYIEDRDVNAAKNILKLAVGHPVGNKAYRVSEPLGGVGKKPTL; from the coding sequence ATGAGAGCAGCCTATCAATATCGACTAAGGTTAACCAAAGCCCAGGAATCTGAAATCGAGAAATGGCTGGATCTACTCCGTTGCCAATACAACTATTTGCTTGCAGATAGGTTTAATTGGTATGAGCAAAATCGCTGCTCCATTAACTCCTGTCCTTTGATTTGTCACTTGCCAGACCTAAGGAAAAATCCTGATTATTTTTCCCAAAAGAAAACTCTTCCTCAACTAAAGAAGGATAGACCCTGGTACAAGGTAGTTCAATCTCAAGTACTCCAGGATTGCGTAAAAAGAGTTGACCTTGCTTTTAAGAGGTTTCTTAAAGGAGACGGTAATGGGAAAAAGAGTGGAAGACCTCGATTTAAAGGGAAAAATAGATATAAGTCATTTACTTTCCCGTCTCTGTCTAAAAATCCAATAAATGGAAATATTTTGACTCTTCCAAAATTTGGAAAGGTTAAAATGATTTATCATCGACCTATTCCAGAAGGGTTTAAAATCAAGACAGCGACTATAACCCGAAAGGCTGATGGCTATTACGTCACGCTGTCAATCCAAGATGATACAGTCCCGAATATTATCCCAGTAGACAGTGTTGAAAATCCCATCGGGATAGACATGGGTCTTAAATCGTTCTTGATCAGGTCTGACGGTACTGAGATACCAATTCCTCAGTATTACAGAAAAGCTCAAAAACGACTCAATAAAATCCAGAAAGCTGTCAGTAGATCAAGGAAAGGTAGTAAGAACAGAAAAAAAGCTGTAAACAAACTAGGGAAGGCTCACAAAAAGGTAGCTGACACCCGAAAAGATTTTCACTTTAAGACAACAAAAAGCTTGCTAGATACCTACGATCTAGTTGCTCATGAAAAACTAAACATTAAGGGTTTGGCTAGGACTAAATTAGCTAAATCTGTATTGGACGCTGGTTGGGGTCAATTTCTGTCAATATTATCAAACAAAGCCGAGAATGCTGGTTTGGTCACAGTTGCGGTAAACCCCCGAAACACCAGCCAAAATTGTTCCAATTGTGGAACAAAGGTACCTAAAAAATTAAAAGACCGTATCCATTCTTGTCCTTCTTGTGGGTACATCGAAGATCGTGATGTGAATGCGGCGAAAAATATATTGAAGTTGGCGGTGGGGCATCCCGTCGGAAATAAAGCTTACCGGGTATCCGAACCGTTGGGTGGAGTTGGTAAGAAGCCCACACTGTAA
- a CDS encoding CopG family transcriptional regulator, with amino-acid sequence MKTIKMTIRLTEYEKKKLEQEATKRGMNQSEVLRSLIARFPVRVASALPNPKDSV; translated from the coding sequence ATGAAAACTATAAAAATGACGATACGGTTGACCGAGTATGAAAAGAAAAAACTAGAGCAAGAAGCAACCAAAAGGGGGATGAACCAATCAGAGGTACTTAGAAGTTTGATAGCTCGTTTCCCCGTTCGCGTAGCGTCGGCTTTGCCGAATCCCAAAGACTCCGTGTAA